In Pseudomonas sp. FP1742, the DNA window TGGCCGGGTTCGCCCACCCGGCGGTAGCCTCCACGGCGTACGGCAGCAGACTGTTTGAAACGCTTTTCGATGAGTTGGGCAACGGAATCGAGGCGCAGAACCATCCCGTCATCTACCGCCATCTGCTCAAGGCAGTACATGGCGAGTTGCCGGCCACCGCTGACCCTGGATACGCCAACGCCGCTTGCTTCAGCGACGAGAACTTCGAGCTGCCCGTGTTCTGGTTGTCTATCGGGCGATATCCCCAAACCTACTGCCCGGAGATTCTCGGGCTGAACCTGGCGATGGAGCTATCCGGAGTAGGGGGCGGTTATCGGCGTACCCACAAGGCGTTGGTTGCCTACGGCTATCCGACGATGTTCGTCGATCTGCACAACTCCATCGACAACATCTCCACCGGGCATACGGCATGGGCTGCCGCGAGTCTGGATACCTACCTTTGTGCTTTTTCTCGAAGTGACCGTGATGAACTCTGGGCGCGCGTCCGTAATGGATTCGTCGCGCTCAATCCACCCAGGGAGCAAACAATGCTGGATAAGTTTCGCGAAAAAGTGAGGTCGCTGCTATGACGATTACGCTTGGCATCTCTGCCTTTTATCACGACAGCGCGGCCACTCTGGTGGTGGACGGCAAGATCGTTGCCGCGGCCCAGGAAGAGCGTTTCAGCCGGATACGGCATGACCCGGGTTTTCCACGCAAGGCCGTCGAGTACGTCCTGAGGAACGCAGGTATAAACCTGGCCGATGTCGACCATGTCGCCTATTACGAAGACCCGGCACTGAAGTTCCGTCGGGTACTCTCGACGGCCGCCGTGGCCGGGTTTTCGGCGGCGCGCACCTACGCACCGGTGCTTGGCGAATGGCTATCAACCAAGCGCCGGATGGACCGTGAGGTCGTGCGTCATCTCAAAGAGATGGGAGACCGGGACGGTCGCCGAATCGAAGTGCATGGTCACCACGAGTCCCACGCCGCATCGGCATTCTTCCCCAGCCCTTTCGAGAGCGCCGCGATCCTGTGTATCGACAGTGTCGGCGAATGGGCGACGACCACCATCTGGCACGGCAGGCCAGAAGGTATCAAGCTGGTCGCCGAGTTGTCCTTTCCCCATTCGCTGGGCCTGCTCTATTCTGCCTTCACCTATTTCTGCGGCTTCAAGGTGGATTCCGGCGAATACAAACTCATGGGACTTGCGCCATATGGCAAGCCTCATTACGTCGACACGATCCTCTCGCATCTGATCGATGTGAAGCCCGATGGCAGCTTCAGGCTCGACTGGACCAAGTTTGAGTTCATCAAAGGCCGGGTCATGACGGGCGATGCCTTTGAGCAGCTGTTCGGTGGCCCCCGGCGCTTGCCCGAGGCGCCCCTTACCGAGCGCGAGTTCGATTTGGCAGCATCGGTGCAGAAAGTCACGGAGATCGTCGTTTCGCGCCTGGCCAAGACCGCCCGTGAGCTCACTGGCGAGACCGCGTTGTGCATGGCCGGGGGCGTTGCCCTTAACTGCGTAGCCAACGGGGTGATCTCGCGTGAGCGGATTTTCGACCGTCTGTGGGTGCAACCGGCGGCTGGCGATGCGGGTGGCTCGCTGGGCGCCGCGCTGCTGACTGACCGCAAGCATCGCGGGGTAGCAAGCCGCGAACTGCCTGCTGGCGTGCGTGATGGCATGAGCGGAGCATTGCTTGGGCCGGAGTACAGCGAAGAGCAGATCAGGGACGAACTGGAAGCCTGCGGCGCTGTTTTTCACAGGCTTTCGCCGGAAGAGCTCGACCAGCGGGTGAGCGCCAGCATAGAGGACGGCGGGGTCATCGGCTGGTTCCAGGGGCGAATGGAGTTCGGTCCGCGATCGCTTGGCAGCCGTTCGATCCTGGGTGATCCGCGCCGCTCGGACACCCAGTCAAACATGAACCTGCGCATCAAGTTCCGCGAGTCCTTCCGCCCCTTCGCTCCCGTGGTGCTTGAGGAAAAAGCGGCAGACTACTTCGACATCGTCGAGGAAAGCCCCTACATGCTGGTGGTCTCGCCAATTGCAACGGGCATTCGCAAGGCGATCCCACAGGAGAGTGCGCGGCTTACCGGGATCGACTTGCTCAAGTTGGTGCGTAGCGATCTGCCGGCAATCACCCACGTGGACTTCTCGGCAAGGGTGCAGACCGTGGACCGGGAGCGCAACCCGCGGTTCCGGGCGCTGCTTGAACGCTTCTATCAGCGTTCAGGGTGTCCTGTATTGGTCAACACCTCGTTCAACGTGCGCGGTGAGCCGATTGTGAACACGCCGTTCGAAGCTTATCGCTGCTTTATGCGTACCAACATGGATGTGCTGGCGATTGGCGACTTCTACCTCGATAAATCGGAGCAGCCTCAGTTCGAGGAGGCGGTCGACTGGCGCGAGACAGTACCGCTGGATTAACTCTTTCATACACTAGGGAAGGTGCACTATGGATTATGTTCTGCTCTACCTGATCCTGCCGTTGGGGATGTTTATCCGACGAACCAAGGCGTTCGCCCATCAGCCGGACCCCAAGGTCACCTCATACCTGAACCGCAAATCATGAGCGTCATGGCCATGGAGGTTCAGGAGGCTTCGTTGGTACAGGTGGTGGTCGTCAATGATCCCGACCTGACCGGGCTGGAGGGCTGTCGCGTGAGGCTGGCCGAAACGCCGCACTGCGCTGACAGTGTGGGAGCGGTCGGCGGGGACTGGCTCGGCACAGTGCTGGGTCGGGACATCGTCGAAGCAATTCGCGCATTTCCTGCCAGCCCGCACAAAGCGCTGCTCATCAGAGGCATTTCGCTCTCTACGGACGTCGCGACGCCGCGCAATGGTTTCCTGCCCAACGCCGAGTGTGTTCTTGACTTCGATCTGCTGCACTTTGGCATGCTGCGGCTGCTGGGTGTCAGGCCGCATGCAGTCGAGTATGAAAACTTCGGCAAGCTGGTCAGAAACGTCGTTCCGGTTCCGGAGGCCGCGGGCACCACCAGCTCTTGGGGCGCGGATGTGGAGTTTTTCTGGCACACCGACAATCCCAACTGGCCCTTCGCCGATCAAAGCCGAAATGTCGCGACCGCCGTGCCGAACTTCTTGGCCTTTACCGCCGTGCGCAACTTTGAAGGCGCCTCCACCGACATCGTTTGTGTGGATCATGTCCTTTCAAAGCTGCCCGGCTGGGCGATCGCCCAGTTGCAAAAGTCTGCCTACACCTTTGGTGCCCCTGCCTCCAACGAGGGCTTCGATGGCCAGCCGAGGGTGCTGCCGGTGCTGGAGCACGACGAGGGCGGTTATCGCCTGCGCTTTGACGATGGCATCGTGGCCGCCCTCGACCTGGACAGCGAAAAGGCACTTGGGCTCCTGCGCCAGTGCCTGCGCGATGCCCAGGGGATAGAGGTGGTGTTGCAACCAGGCGACTTCTTCATTTTCAAAAATGCCCGTGTGCTGCAC includes these proteins:
- a CDS encoding carbamoyltransferase, yielding MTITLGISAFYHDSAATLVVDGKIVAAAQEERFSRIRHDPGFPRKAVEYVLRNAGINLADVDHVAYYEDPALKFRRVLSTAAVAGFSAARTYAPVLGEWLSTKRRMDREVVRHLKEMGDRDGRRIEVHGHHESHAASAFFPSPFESAAILCIDSVGEWATTTIWHGRPEGIKLVAELSFPHSLGLLYSAFTYFCGFKVDSGEYKLMGLAPYGKPHYVDTILSHLIDVKPDGSFRLDWTKFEFIKGRVMTGDAFEQLFGGPRRLPEAPLTEREFDLAASVQKVTEIVVSRLAKTARELTGETALCMAGGVALNCVANGVISRERIFDRLWVQPAAGDAGGSLGAALLTDRKHRGVASRELPAGVRDGMSGALLGPEYSEEQIRDELEACGAVFHRLSPEELDQRVSASIEDGGVIGWFQGRMEFGPRSLGSRSILGDPRRSDTQSNMNLRIKFRESFRPFAPVVLEEKAADYFDIVEESPYMLVVSPIATGIRKAIPQESARLTGIDLLKLVRSDLPAITHVDFSARVQTVDRERNPRFRALLERFYQRSGCPVLVNTSFNVRGEPIVNTPFEAYRCFMRTNMDVLAIGDFYLDKSEQPQFEEAVDWRETVPLD
- a CDS encoding TauD/TfdA family dioxygenase; translation: MSVMAMEVQEASLVQVVVVNDPDLTGLEGCRVRLAETPHCADSVGAVGGDWLGTVLGRDIVEAIRAFPASPHKALLIRGISLSTDVATPRNGFLPNAECVLDFDLLHFGMLRLLGVRPHAVEYENFGKLVRNVVPVPEAAGTTSSWGADVEFFWHTDNPNWPFADQSRNVATAVPNFLAFTAVRNFEGASTDIVCVDHVLSKLPGWAIAQLQKSAYTFGAPASNEGFDGQPRVLPVLEHDEGGYRLRFDDGIVAALDLDSEKALGLLRQCLRDAQGIEVVLQPGDFFIFKNARVLHRRKAFQPLLNGKARWLRRVYGS